A single genomic interval of Mucilaginibacter robiniae harbors:
- a CDS encoding SIMPL domain-containing protein: MKKLMLLTTLCLFIQTGFAQNMDLRNRIEVTGNATQEITPDIIYVSISLKEYMDGKNKVTIDQLENQLEKAVNSAGVPKADFTINNVSAYNNTYQKKKNPDFLAAKQYRLKLQDLNRLNQILAVVDAKGIQSTNVDSYDYSKMDAIKRDLKIKALLNAREKAGYMLTAVGEKLGHPIDITENDDINLPAPRPVMYMAKMATADAAPAESDIDFKTIKLNFTVRVIFEIVK, from the coding sequence ATGAAAAAATTAATGTTATTAACCACTTTATGCTTATTCATTCAAACCGGTTTTGCACAAAATATGGACTTACGCAATCGTATTGAAGTAACCGGCAATGCTACACAAGAAATTACTCCAGATATTATTTATGTTTCTATATCGCTCAAAGAGTACATGGATGGTAAAAACAAAGTAACTATCGATCAACTGGAAAATCAATTGGAGAAAGCAGTTAACAGCGCTGGCGTACCTAAAGCTGATTTTACCATTAACAATGTTTCTGCTTATAACAATACATACCAGAAAAAAAAGAACCCTGATTTTTTGGCTGCTAAACAGTACCGGCTTAAACTACAGGATTTAAACCGATTAAACCAAATATTGGCTGTTGTAGATGCTAAAGGAATACAATCAACTAATGTTGATAGCTATGATTATTCAAAAATGGATGCAATAAAACGCGATCTGAAAATTAAAGCTTTATTAAATGCACGTGAAAAAGCCGGATATATGTTAACCGCCGTAGGTGAGAAGTTGGGGCACCCTATTGATATTACCGAAAATGATGATATAAACCTGCCAGCTCCACGTCCGGTCATGTACATGGCCAAAATGGCTACTGCTGATGCAGCCCCAGCAGAAAGTGATATTGACTTTAAAACCATTAAGCTTAACTTTACAGTGAGAGTTATATTTGAAATAGTCAAATAA
- a CDS encoding metallophosphoesterase family protein, whose translation MKRRSALKSIGGAMLMPAIASAIPLADKRPVLRIAHITDVHLKNDLGAPAKFVQCLHHVQRQTPKVDLILNGGDMVFDMNKESIITIDAQWKLMHQLTKAECSLPIHYILGNHDIWWNESDKGQALYGKQYSLEQLQLSKPYYSFIKTGWKFIMLDSVHLDIDGTWYIGKLGDEQFAWLENELNQTYDMPVLVMSHIPILTATNLIEDNIVNKWVMLGGDMHTDTSKIIQLFYKHPNVKLCLSGHIHLREKLIYNHVTYICNGAVSGAWWKGNRRETAPGYGLLELYADGSFDEQYISYL comes from the coding sequence ATGAAAAGACGTTCAGCTTTAAAAAGTATTGGCGGTGCAATGTTGATGCCTGCTATAGCGTCGGCTATTCCGTTAGCTGACAAGCGCCCTGTTTTACGCATTGCTCATATTACGGATGTGCATTTGAAAAATGATTTAGGTGCACCGGCTAAATTTGTACAATGCCTGCACCATGTACAGCGTCAAACACCTAAAGTGGATTTAATACTTAATGGGGGAGATATGGTGTTTGATATGAACAAAGAGAGTATCATCACTATTGATGCGCAGTGGAAATTAATGCATCAGCTCACGAAAGCTGAATGCAGTTTGCCTATTCACTACATTTTGGGTAATCATGATATCTGGTGGAATGAAAGCGATAAAGGGCAGGCTTTATATGGCAAACAGTATTCGTTAGAGCAACTGCAGTTGAGCAAACCTTATTATAGCTTCATCAAGACTGGTTGGAAATTTATTATGCTGGATAGTGTTCACTTAGATATTGATGGAACCTGGTATATTGGCAAACTAGGCGATGAACAGTTTGCATGGCTGGAGAATGAACTAAACCAAACCTACGATATGCCGGTGCTGGTAATGTCGCACATTCCTATCCTAACAGCCACTAACCTGATTGAAGACAATATTGTTAACAAGTGGGTAATGCTGGGTGGCGATATGCATACTGATACTTCAAAAATTATACAGCTATTCTACAAGCATCCTAATGTAAAGCTGTGCCTGAGTGGTCATATTCACTTGCGTGAGAAATTAATTTATAACCATGTTACTTATATATGCAACGGCGCTGTAAGTGGTGCCTGGTGGAAGGGCAATCGACGGGAAACAGCGCCAGGCTATGGTTTGCTTGAATTGTATGCGGATGGAAGCTTTGATGAGCAGTACATAAGTTATTTATAA
- the istA gene encoding IS21 family transposase codes for MSKIRKILRMYTNGRSIMSIAAQADASRNTVKKYLASFKESGFSFDEVNALNDKELEDLFGKAKERSPNSRMQAMLRCFPKVDKELKRTGVTRQMLWEAYRKEFPDGYQYSQFCFYYTQWQARVNPVMHIDHKAGDKLYVDFAGQKLSITNRDTGEIIPVEVFIGILGASQLTYVEAVMSQQKEDFISACEHTLHYIGGVPEAIVPDNLKAAVTKSNRYEPTLNETFEDFSNHYCTTILPARAFRPRDKALVEGAVRIIYSRIYVPLRKSVYHSLQELNAAIHELLEAHNNRLMQSRPYSRRQQFEEVERETLMPLPVLRYELKKQFHATVMKNGHVSLGPDKNYYSVPYRFIGKKIKLLYSSTTVEAFYHYERIAIHKRTKGLHRYITDKDHLASTHQFVAEWNPEKFLSWAASIHEDVRLYIQHILSRRHHAEQAYRSCIGVLGFARKAGNERLILACRRGLSYGMYSYKTIQMILEKNLDQYEESLFANELTMPEHDNIRGEDYYQ; via the coding sequence ATGAGTAAGATAAGAAAGATCTTAAGGATGTACACCAACGGGCGCAGCATCATGTCTATAGCAGCCCAGGCAGACGCATCCAGAAACACCGTAAAGAAGTATCTGGCCTCTTTCAAGGAGAGCGGCTTCAGCTTTGATGAAGTCAATGCTTTGAATGATAAAGAGCTGGAAGACTTGTTTGGCAAGGCTAAGGAGCGCTCTCCCAACAGCCGTATGCAAGCCATGCTGCGCTGCTTTCCCAAAGTAGACAAAGAGCTGAAACGTACCGGTGTTACCCGTCAAATGCTTTGGGAGGCTTATCGTAAAGAGTTTCCGGACGGTTACCAGTATAGCCAGTTTTGCTTTTATTATACCCAGTGGCAGGCCCGGGTTAACCCTGTGATGCACATCGACCACAAGGCCGGTGATAAGCTGTATGTGGATTTTGCCGGTCAAAAGCTGAGCATCACAAACCGGGATACCGGGGAGATCATTCCTGTCGAGGTCTTCATCGGCATACTTGGGGCCAGCCAGCTGACCTATGTCGAGGCGGTCATGAGCCAGCAAAAAGAAGACTTCATTTCCGCTTGTGAGCATACCCTGCATTACATTGGCGGCGTGCCGGAGGCCATTGTTCCGGACAATCTGAAAGCTGCCGTCACTAAAAGTAACCGTTACGAACCTACGCTGAATGAAACGTTTGAAGACTTCAGCAATCATTATTGCACGACCATCTTACCTGCCCGGGCATTCCGCCCTCGTGATAAAGCGCTGGTAGAAGGTGCCGTAAGAATCATCTATAGCCGCATTTATGTTCCCCTGCGCAAGAGCGTTTATCATTCCTTGCAAGAGCTGAATGCCGCTATTCATGAACTGCTGGAAGCCCATAATAACCGGCTGATGCAAAGCCGGCCTTACAGCAGAAGGCAGCAATTCGAGGAGGTAGAGCGTGAAACGCTTATGCCTTTACCCGTGTTGCGCTATGAGCTTAAAAAGCAGTTTCATGCCACCGTGATGAAAAACGGGCATGTCAGCCTCGGGCCTGATAAGAACTACTATAGTGTGCCTTACCGCTTCATCGGCAAAAAGATCAAGCTGCTGTATTCCAGCACGACGGTAGAGGCCTTCTATCATTATGAACGCATAGCCATTCACAAGCGTACCAAGGGGCTGCACCGCTACATTACGGATAAAGACCATCTGGCTTCCACCCACCAGTTCGTTGCCGAGTGGAACCCGGAAAAGTTCCTGTCCTGGGCCGCATCGATCCATGAGGATGTGCGCCTTTATATCCAGCATATCCTTAGCCGCAGGCACCATGCAGAGCAGGCTTACCGATCCTGCATCGGTGTGCTGGGCTTTGCCCGTAAAGCCGGGAATGAACGCCTGATCCTGGCCTGCAGAAGAGGCCTGAGTTATGGCATGTACAGTTACAAGACCATACAAATGATCCTGGAAAAGAACCTCGATCAGTACGAAGAAAGCTTATTTGCCAATGAACTTACCATGCCCGAGCATGATAACATCAGAGGCGAAGACTATTACCAGTAA
- the hmpA gene encoding NO-inducible flavohemoprotein: protein MTNEQKELVRGTVPVLKEHGVALTTYFYNRMLTQNPELKNVFNSANQHTGAQPTALAMSVLAYAEHIDNPAVLGYAVNKIANKHVSLDIRPEQYAIVGKHLLASISEVLGEAASAELIDAWAAAYNQLAKIMIGVEADLYSGSVAKEGGWSSWRPFVVQRKEHESEEITSFYLYPCDGGKVADFLPGQYITVRLYVPELKVLQPRQYSISCAPNGEYYRISVKRERGTEERPAGFVSNLLHNKIQEGDVIEVAPPAGDFTLDMDKNTPVVFISGGVGLTPFMSMLEYVTQSGKSRPITWIHGCRGYAVHAFKNRVTELSSQHTSMSIHNFYDKLDQETQDNYYEGYVDLEKVKDAIVPNADYYICGPGLFIKKHFDYLRLQGVNPQAIHFEEFGPAILVVE from the coding sequence ATGACAAACGAGCAGAAAGAATTAGTGAGGGGAACAGTTCCGGTTTTAAAAGAACATGGTGTAGCCTTAACTACCTATTTTTACAACCGTATGCTTACTCAAAACCCAGAGTTAAAGAACGTATTTAATAGTGCCAATCAGCATACAGGTGCCCAACCAACAGCTTTAGCTATGTCAGTGCTAGCTTATGCAGAGCATATTGACAATCCTGCTGTTTTGGGTTATGCTGTTAACAAAATAGCTAACAAACATGTAAGCTTGGATATTCGGCCAGAACAGTATGCTATAGTAGGTAAACACCTGTTGGCTTCTATAAGTGAGGTACTGGGTGAAGCTGCAAGCGCTGAGCTCATTGATGCCTGGGCTGCCGCTTACAACCAGCTGGCAAAAATCATGATCGGTGTAGAAGCTGATTTATACAGCGGCTCGGTTGCTAAAGAAGGTGGATGGAGCAGTTGGCGCCCATTTGTAGTTCAACGAAAAGAACACGAATCGGAAGAAATTACTTCATTTTATCTTTACCCTTGTGATGGTGGCAAAGTAGCTGACTTTTTACCCGGCCAATATATTACCGTACGTTTATATGTACCTGAACTGAAAGTATTACAACCTCGTCAATATAGTATATCATGCGCTCCAAATGGTGAATATTACCGTATTTCTGTAAAAAGAGAACGAGGTACCGAAGAACGTCCGGCAGGCTTTGTCAGCAACTTACTGCATAATAAAATTCAGGAGGGTGATGTTATTGAGGTAGCTCCACCTGCTGGCGATTTCACTCTAGATATGGATAAAAACACACCTGTGGTATTTATTAGCGGCGGTGTAGGCTTAACCCCCTTTATGAGCATGCTAGAATACGTTACCCAATCAGGAAAAAGCAGGCCCATTACCTGGATACATGGTTGCCGGGGCTATGCTGTACATGCTTTCAAAAACAGAGTAACCGAGCTGAGCAGCCAACACACCTCTATGTCAATCCATAACTTTTATGACAAACTAGATCAGGAAACTCAAGATAATTATTACGAAGGATATGTGGATTTAGAAAAAGTTAAAGATGCGATAGTTCCCAATGCCGATTATTATATCTGCGGCCCGGGTCTATTTATCAAAAAACACTTTGATTATTTACGTCTACAAGGTGTCAACCCGCAGGCAATACACTTTGAAGAGTTTGGTCCAGCCATTTTGGTTGTGGAATAA
- a CDS encoding RagB/SusD family nutrient uptake outer membrane protein: protein MKKQNILIATLGLSLLMGTSCKKDFLNESDPNAITVDASYQSPNDVLLAVNGIYQSLRSGNNVGETSDLWTDQRSDDTGTNDNQSNSGEPFQFNNFSILPSNTYLKSHWVSLYTTISRANVVLSHIDAVLFTDNTLKQKYAAEAKFLRAFTYFQLVRLWGDVPLVTKELKSADEVAALTARVPQATVYQQIISDLTDVVNSPLPNLQASTGRTSKAAANFLLGQVYLTMATTLDQANRTTNLNNARTALLAAYNMRTFGTLSSIPYTDVFDVSKKTTCPELIFQIVNIQGDLNYYSSIAANNQAKGETINSQKISSGVGYNVTHDLINEYETGDPRMAFSVKYANDPIVKDWFVTKFKDVSTAAGVNGYGGNDWILMRYADLILMLAEVSNYLGDTAGAIQYLDMVRTRAGMPTYAVSITNADYSSRYPTLKLAIMHERRVELAFEHHRWFDLLRTLNNDELVAYFKAKKQTDFGLAQLSNFTNKDRYYPIPFDEYKLDPVKMYQNPGY, encoded by the coding sequence ATGAAGAAGCAAAATATATTAATTGCAACACTGGGCCTTAGTTTGTTGATGGGCACATCTTGTAAAAAAGACTTTCTAAACGAAAGCGATCCTAATGCCATTACAGTCGATGCAAGCTATCAGTCACCAAACGACGTATTATTAGCTGTTAATGGTATTTACCAATCATTACGTAGTGGAAATAACGTTGGTGAAACCAGTGATTTGTGGACAGATCAACGCTCTGATGATACTGGTACCAACGATAACCAATCGAACTCGGGCGAGCCTTTTCAATTCAACAACTTTTCAATACTGCCAAGCAACACTTATCTGAAAAGCCATTGGGTATCTTTATATACAACCATTAGCCGCGCCAATGTAGTGTTATCACACATTGATGCTGTGCTTTTTACTGATAATACTTTAAAGCAGAAATACGCCGCCGAAGCTAAATTCTTGCGTGCGTTTACTTATTTTCAATTGGTGCGCCTTTGGGGGGATGTTCCTTTGGTAACTAAAGAATTAAAATCAGCAGACGAAGTTGCTGCGTTAACCGCCAGAGTTCCACAAGCTACAGTTTATCAGCAGATAATTTCCGATTTGACAGACGTTGTTAATAGTCCTCTACCAAACCTTCAGGCATCAACCGGCAGAACATCTAAAGCTGCTGCTAATTTCCTGTTGGGTCAGGTATACCTTACCATGGCAACTACTCTGGATCAGGCCAACCGTACAACAAATTTAAATAATGCTAGAACTGCATTATTAGCTGCATACAACATGCGTACTTTTGGTACTTTAAGCAGTATTCCTTATACCGACGTTTTTGACGTATCTAAGAAAACAACCTGTCCTGAATTAATCTTCCAAATCGTAAACATCCAAGGCGATCTTAACTATTACTCGTCAATTGCAGCAAATAACCAGGCTAAAGGTGAAACTATCAATTCACAAAAGATATCTTCTGGTGTAGGTTATAACGTTACGCATGACTTAATCAATGAATACGAAACAGGCGATCCTCGTATGGCTTTCTCTGTAAAATATGCTAACGATCCAATTGTAAAAGATTGGTTTGTTACCAAATTCAAGGACGTGAGCACTGCAGCTGGTGTTAACGGCTACGGAGGTAACGATTGGATTTTAATGCGTTATGCAGACTTAATCCTGATGTTAGCTGAAGTAAGTAACTATCTTGGCGATACCGCTGGTGCTATCCAGTATTTAGATATGGTACGTACCCGCGCAGGTATGCCTACTTATGCTGTGTCAATAACTAATGCTGATTACAGTAGCAGATACCCAACCCTTAAATTGGCTATTATGCATGAGCGCCGTGTTGAGTTAGCGTTTGAGCATCATCGTTGGTTTGACCTTTTACGTACACTTAACAACGATGAACTGGTAGCTTATTTTAAAGCTAAAAAACAAACAGATTTTGGTTTGGCTCAATTAAGTAACTTTACCAACAAAGACCGATACTATCCGATACCGTTTGATGAATACAAACTCGACCCGGTAAAAATGTATCAAAATCCGGGATATTGA
- a CDS encoding lecithin retinol acyltransferase family protein yields MENLQQYFLKPGDQLVESIFATGLTKHFAVYLGRLSDGQEWIAENHHHTGGVRLVTVRNYAAGERSLVRIDRFSGTEQERHQVILRALRLAGKSYDLVQYNCEHFATEVTTGLAESKQKQVGILLKMTRCSVLKRSGVPA; encoded by the coding sequence ATGGAAAATTTGCAACAGTATTTCTTAAAGCCCGGTGACCAGTTGGTGGAATCCATTTTTGCCACTGGACTTACCAAACATTTCGCGGTCTACCTGGGACGCTTGTCGGACGGGCAGGAATGGATTGCCGAGAACCATCACCACACGGGTGGGGTGCGGCTGGTCACGGTGCGGAATTATGCTGCCGGGGAACGCAGCCTGGTGCGCATCGACCGTTTCAGCGGGACTGAACAGGAACGGCACCAGGTTATCCTGCGTGCGTTGCGGTTGGCGGGAAAGTCCTATGACCTGGTGCAATATAACTGTGAACATTTCGCCACAGAGGTGACGACTGGGCTGGCAGAAAGCAAACAGAAACAGGTGGGTATTCTGCTGAAAATGACCAGGTGTTCTGTCTTAAAGAGGTCAGGCGTTCCGGCGTAA
- a CDS encoding RrF2 family transcriptional regulator, translating into MAVFSKTCEYAIRAVFYIAHKSASGTRVGIKDIAFGIDSPELYLAKILQDLSRKGIISSAKGPNGGFFVDESSLARPLSDIVEAVDGNAIFYGCALGLKQCSEINPCPLHNQFKAIRDQIHHLLHHTTIGNFNEELMAGLLSLKK; encoded by the coding sequence ATGGCGGTATTTTCAAAAACTTGTGAGTATGCAATTCGTGCTGTGTTTTATATTGCGCATAAATCAGCTTCGGGCACCAGGGTAGGCATTAAAGATATTGCTTTCGGAATTGATTCGCCGGAACTATACCTAGCTAAAATTTTACAAGATTTGAGTAGAAAAGGGATCATCAGTTCTGCTAAAGGTCCTAATGGTGGCTTTTTCGTAGATGAAAGCTCTCTTGCTAGACCTTTAAGCGATATTGTAGAGGCTGTGGATGGTAATGCAATTTTTTATGGATGTGCTTTGGGTTTAAAGCAATGTTCAGAAATCAATCCATGCCCATTACACAACCAGTTTAAAGCTATAAGAGATCAAATACATCATCTGCTGCATCATACTACCATTGGTAACTTTAACGAAGAATTGATGGCTGGACTACTTTCTTTGAAGAAATAG
- the istB gene encoding IS21-like element helper ATPase IstB, whose translation MNTNTLDKLRKMKFFGMFHAFQSSLETGQTDHYTADELLAYLVDAEWDDRHNRRIERQIYHAKFRYKASIEEVNYQAERSIDRNLVMRLADCTFIERNENVLLTGSTGIGKSYIASAIGYQACMQGYRVFYASTPKLFAKLKMAKADGSYIKEIAKIERQQLLILDDFGLQPFDAQNRAALMEIIEDRHGKASLIITSQLPVSKWHEVIGEKTIADAILDRIVHSAHRLDLKGESMRKKRRADEKEISYQ comes from the coding sequence ATGAATACAAACACTTTAGACAAACTGCGGAAGATGAAGTTCTTCGGCATGTTCCATGCTTTTCAAAGCAGCCTGGAAACCGGGCAAACAGATCACTACACGGCCGATGAACTCTTGGCCTACCTGGTGGATGCCGAATGGGATGACCGGCATAACCGGCGTATAGAGCGCCAGATCTATCATGCCAAGTTCCGCTACAAAGCGTCCATTGAAGAGGTGAACTACCAGGCAGAGCGGAGCATTGACCGCAACCTGGTCATGCGCCTGGCGGACTGCACCTTCATTGAGCGCAATGAGAATGTGCTCCTGACCGGCAGCACCGGCATTGGCAAAAGCTACATCGCCTCTGCTATTGGTTACCAGGCCTGTATGCAGGGCTATAGGGTATTCTATGCCAGTACACCCAAGCTATTTGCCAAACTCAAGATGGCCAAGGCTGATGGCTCCTACATCAAAGAGATCGCAAAGATTGAACGCCAGCAACTGCTCATACTCGATGACTTTGGCTTGCAGCCTTTTGATGCACAAAACAGGGCTGCCCTGATGGAGATCATTGAAGACCGGCATGGTAAAGCATCCCTGATCATTACCTCACAGCTTCCGGTCAGTAAATGGCATGAGGTCATCGGTGAAAAAACAATAGCTGATGCAATATTAGACCGTATCGTACACAGCGCTCACCGGCTGGATCTCAAGGGTGAATCCATGAGAAAAAAACGCAGGGCTGATGAAAAGGAAATCAGTTACCAATAA
- a CDS encoding helix-turn-helix domain-containing protein: MESTLNSELLASMLKSKRGKMGLRDTATEIGGISSATLSRVEQGNLPDVETFIRLCNWLGVSTETFITGEKIEAADISEKEKIVFQLRSSRELDTDTINAMVHMVDMAFTKSKRNAQ; the protein is encoded by the coding sequence ATGGAATCCACATTAAATTCAGAACTGTTGGCCAGTATGCTGAAATCCAAGCGCGGGAAAATGGGCTTAAGGGATACCGCGACAGAGATCGGCGGAATCAGTTCGGCGACGCTCTCGCGTGTTGAACAAGGTAACCTGCCCGATGTCGAGACCTTTATCCGGCTGTGCAACTGGCTCGGCGTATCCACAGAAACCTTTATTACCGGTGAGAAGATCGAGGCGGCAGACATCTCCGAAAAGGAAAAGATTGTCTTCCAACTGCGCTCCAGCCGCGAACTGGATACCGACACCATCAATGCCATGGTACACATGGTCGATATGGCTTTCACCAAATCCAAACGCAATGCCCAGTAA